A window of Adhaeribacter arboris genomic DNA:
TGCCGCACGGGGGAGCAGCGGGCGGCACCGCCGCAGGATTAGCCGGTGTTCTAAATGCTGATTTAGTGCCGGGCACCGAATTTATATTGCATCAAATCCAATTTACCGAAATTATAAAAAATGCCGATTTATTAATTACCGCCGAAGGGGGCCTCGACGAACAAACCCTGGGCGGAAAAGGACCTTACGTAGTAGCCAAAGTAGCCAAAGAGTACCACGTACCGGTAATTGCTTTGGTTGGTCAGCTGCCGATTGGTTTAGATTTAAGTAAATTTAAATATTTTGATGCGGTTCTACCCATTGGCACCGGACCCGTTTCTTTACAGGAAGCTTTAACTCAAACCGCTACTAATTTGCAACGTACCGCTTGCCAGGTGGGTAAACTTTGGCAGTTGCCATTAAACCGGTTACAGAACAGACGGTTTATTTGGTAATTAAAAGGTAGATAACAGCTAAAAAAGGATGCTTTCATTAGATTAATTGAGAAAAAGTAAATGTAATAAGAGAACTAATCTTAAAATTTAAGACAAGGGTAAACAATAGATTTAATTTCGCTTTCTCTAAGTCCGAAAAAATTTATTAATTGTAACTAACCTTTATTTGGATAGGTAATAGAACGAGATGGATAAAAGTTTTGCGTCTACTAAATTTCTGCTGAGCTATGAATAACGCGCCTACTTTAGTTGTATTAGCCGCCGGCATGGGTAGCCGCTACGGCGGCCTGAAGCAGCTGGATACTTTTGGCCCCAACGGGGAGACGATTATGGATTACTCGGTATACGATGCTATACGGGCGGGTTTTAAAAAAATTATTTTTGTTATCCGGCGAAATCTGGAAGAAGAATTTAAAGAAGCTATTCTTGCTAAACTGCCGCGCAGCCTTGCCGTGGAATTAGCCTTTCAGGACATCCATCAGGTGCCGGGAGAAATTGCAGTACCCTCCAACCGGAAGAAGCCCTGGGGAACCGGCCACGCCGTCTGGACGGTAGCACCCCAAGTTCAAGAGCCTTTTGCCGTTATTAATGCCGACGATTTTTATGGCGCCGAGGCCTATGAGCAAATGGTAAATTTCTTAAAAAATACAAATGTATCCGGTAGTTTGCCGGCCTGGTGCTTATCAGGGTATGCTTTGGTGAATACTCTTTCGAAAAACGGCACGGTATCCCGGGGATTGTGCGAAGTAAATGAAGAAAATAAATTGCTTTCGGTACGAGAATTAAAAGAAGTTCAAAGCACCGAGCATGAAATTGTGGCCAATTTGCCCGAAGGAAAAAAAATGATTTTAACCGGTCAGGAAACTATTTCCATGAATTTTTGGGGATTCACTCCGGCTATTTTCCCTATTTTAGACGAATATCTAATTCAATTTTTACAGAAGGCGGCTACTTCCGAAAAAGAAGAATTTTACTTATCCGAAGCCATTAACCGGATGCTAATGGAAAAACGAGCAACCGTTCAGGTGCTTACTTCCAGCGAACAATGGATGGGCGTTACCTACCCGGAAGACAAAATGGAAGTGAAGCAACAGCTCACCCAGCTAATTACCCAGGGCCGTTATCCGCAGCAACTTTGGGCTGCTTCTGTTAACTGATAATGGCCAATTTAGCTATCGATAAATTACCAGCAAGTTCATCCCAACCGGCTTTGCACGTGCCCTTTTTGCCACTAGAGGCAAAAATAACCAATATAAATGCGGTTTCTCAGACCTTAGATAGGTTACCCCGGCAAGTCATGGCGGTTCAGCCTTGGCCGGCATTTACTTATCAGCCTGAAGTAAAATTTACGGTTGCGCATAATTTTACCGGAGTTTTTTTAAAATACTACGTTACCGAAGAATTTGTCCGGATTAGTCATTTTAATCCAAACGACCTGGTTTACCAGGATTCTTGCGTCGAGTTTTTTATTTCCTTCGGGAAAGATTTAAACTATTATAATTTAGAATTTAATGCTTTAGGAGTTTGCCGGGCGGGTTACGGACCAGATCGGGAAAATAGAATTTTATTAGAACCAACACAATTAAATTGTATTCAAACCAATACCACTCTGAGCCGCTTAGATACTACTAACAAGCAAAATTTTCATTGGCAGTTAACAGTAGTCATACCAGTATCCATTTTTAGGCACCACCGTATTGCTTCGCTTAATGGAATGAAAGCTAAAGGAAATTTCTACAAATGCGGGGATGACTTACCCCAGCCGCATTTTTTAAGCTGGAACTATATACAGGCACCCCATCCTAATTTTCATTTACCCGCTTACTTTGGCGATATCTTTTTTGAATAGGGGACTAATTGTAATTTGGGACAATTTTGATCCCGATAAAGTAAGAGAAAAGGATATTTTACCTGAATTTGCAATTTGTTTTTATTCTTGAAAATAAAGCGGATGAATAAAGTGCCTCTTTTAAATAATAGTAATTACTTGACTTGTTAAAGCCATAAAGCATGAATCTGAAATTAGACGGAAAAATAATATTAGTAACGGGCGGAGCCAAAGGTATTGGAGCGGGCATTTCGCGAGCTTTAGCGGCGGAGGGAGCATTGCCCGTTATTGTGGGCCGTAACGAACAAGATAACTTGGCCATGGTTCAGGAAATTGTGGACGCTGGCGGCCAAGCCGACCAAATAGTTGCCGAATTAATTAACCCAGACTCAAGCCGAACGGCAGTAGAAATGGCTTTAGCCCGTCACCACCGCTTAGATGGTTTGATAAATAACGCCGGTGTAAACGATGGAGTAGGTCTGGAAAATGGAGATTACGATCGCTTCATGCTGTCGCTGCACCGCAACGTGGTTCATTATTATTTGATGGCTCATTATGCCTTACCCGCGTTAAAAGAAAGCAAAGGCTCCATTGTAAATATTGGTTCCAAAACGGCCGAAACAGGACAAGGAGGCACTTCGGCTTACGCCGCGGCCAATGGCGCCCGTAATGCCTTAACCCGCGAGTGGGCCGTAGAATTGCTGCCCTACGGCATCCGGGTGAATGCCTTGATTGTAGCCGAAGCTTGGACGCCTTTGTACCAGGAATGGATTAAAACCTTTCCGAACCCGGAAGAAAAACTTACAAATATCACCGCTAAAATTCCACTGGAAAATCGTATGACTACTTGCGATGAAATTGCCAACATGGTTGTATTCTTACTATCTCCCAAATCCAGCCATACTACCGGCCAACTCATTCACGTCGATGGCGGCTACGTACACCTGGACCGAGCACTTTAGCCAGCTAACCGTTATAATGAAACAGCTAGTACTATAGTAAAGCAGGATTAGGGTTCGCATATTTTTAAAGATATCTAAGCGCAAAGTGTTTGTGGAGAAAATATTTTATCCGGTAAGTTTTACTTTAAACTAGAAGTAAAAAGGTGTTGGATTAAAAGATAAGTAATAAAGAAGATTGATACATTACTAACCTGAACAGTTACAATTAATTTAATAAGATAACCACCTTAAAAATTAATAGATGGATAGTATTTCTTTAAACCGGTTCAACGCCTTGTTATTGTTCTTTATATTATTAGTAGTAGCCTTGTATTTTGGCCGCTTGTTTTTAGTTCCGTTTACTTTTGGAACGTTACTAGCCATGTTGTTAGTACCGGTTTGTCGCTGGTTAGAAAAACACCACATCAATCGGGTACCAGCCGTATTTATCAGCTTGTTTTTAGTTCTACTTTTTATTATTGGCCTCTTTGCGATTATTTCCGCCCAAATCGTAAATTTTTCGAATGAGTTGCCGCAAATGCAGCAGCGATTAGGAGAAACTTTAAACACCTTGCAAAAATGGGTGGAACAGCAGTTGGGCGTTGAACCCCAGAAACAAATTCAGTTATTAAAAAAAGCGGCCAGCAACTTATTTAAATCCGCTAACTCACAGGCTACTGCTTTGGTGTCGGGGGTGGTGGGAGGTTTCACCAATTTTGCCATTGTAGTAATTTACGTCTTCTTTCTCTTGTGGAAGCGCGAAAAATACGAATCCTTTGTTCTGCAATTAACCGAAAAAGAGCACCATAGCCAGGTAAAAGATACCTTATATGAAATTACGAAAGTAGCCAGCGAATATTTGGGCGGGCGTTTACTTTCGATGGCCATGCTGGCAGTAATCTACGTGGTTGGTTTTAGTATAATTGGGTTAAAAAATGCCGTACTGCTAGGCTTGATAGCCGTTATTCCAACCATAATTCCGTACGTAGGGCCACTAATTGGAGCTTTTTTTCCTTTAGTCATGGCTTTAACTTCCGGCGACACCGGTGCTTTTGTTCCCGTGGTATTAGTGTTAGTAGCCGCCCAAGCGATGGATAATTATTTTATTGAACCTTTTGTACTAGGCTCTAATCTAAGTCTGAGTCCTTTCATGACTATTGTGAGTATTGTCATCGGGGAGTTAATATGGGGAGTAGCCGGAATGATTTTGTTTATTCCGCTTTTCGCTATTATTAAGATTGTGTGCGATCATATTCCTGTCTTACAACCGTATGGTTTTCTGCTTGGAGAGGACGATGATGGTAAACCAGCCTGGATAGATAAAATCAAAAAATTATTAAAAAAAAAGTAAGAAATTACTGCCCGCCACCTATTAAATAATAAGGTAATAACTGGGAATATAGTAATAATAAAAAAGCCTTTGCAAGAATGCAAAGGCTTTTTTATTATTAAGGTTGATCTTATTGGGTATGCATTACTCTTAGATGTTGTACTGCCTGCTTATTGGTTAATTTAATAATATAAATTCCATTTTTGTTCTGGCTGGCATTCCAGGAAACTTGAACTGTTTCGCCGGCAACTGCCTTGCCGCTCTTTAAAAGACTAACTAATTCACCGCTTAAGTTATATACTTCTAATTTATAATCTTCTTCCTGAGCAAAAGTAAATTGAATGGTTGTTTGGTTCTGGAAAGGGTTCGGGAAACTGGTAAGTGAAGCTGGTTTAGCTGCGTTAACTTCAGGCATTTTGTGGCCGTTAGTTATAGAAGAATTAGCGTTTGAAGTAGAATCAACTTGGCTAATAGTAGAATAGTTTATTGCTGCGCTGGTAGCCTGGTTAATAATTTTAAAGTTAACGGTTAAAGGCGTTCCAGCAGTTCCTGAACCATTGCTTCCGGAGTAAGGAGTAGATTTTAGAGTATAATCGCCGGTAGGTAAGGCAAGGCCGCCATAATTAACAGTTCCATTACTGTATTTCTCGTCGCCGAATAAAGTATAAGGAGCACCTTCAGTTTTGTTTATTGTCCATCTGCCGCTTAAAGCTAATTTAACGCTGCCTACGCCAGTGGCGCTGGTATTAATGCGAATATTTAAGTTTTTAGTCGGTAAGGTTGCCAGGTTTAAAACAATACCTTCGGTAATCGTTAGAATATCTTTATCTGTATCGCCATTAATTAAAGTTAAACTCACTATTTGCGAATTAGAGCTTGTGTTATTGTTTACAATTACAGACACATAATCGGCCGCACTAACGGCGCTTTGATTATCGGTTACTACTAAGCTAAAAACATAGGTACCCGCTGCAAGGCCGGAAGCAACCGGATTAGCTACCAGGGAGTTGCTTAATTTAGCCGTATTGGGGCCACTTACCTGGTTCCAGATATATTGTTTGATGGTGCCATCTTTATCCGTTCCGGTACCACTTAAAGTTAGGGTGTTCGTAGGCAAAGTTACGGTTATATCTGAGCCGGCATTGGCCACAGGTGCTGCGTTGGTAGTAGTACTGTTTACAATTACATTTATGAAATCGGCGGCGCTTACGTTGCTCTGACTGTCCGTAACTACTAAGCTAAACACGTAGGTACCCGCTACTAATCCTGAAACTACCGGGTTTGCTACCAGGGTGTTGCTAATTTTAGAGGCAGATGGGCCGCTTACCTGATTCCAGATATATTGTTTAATAGTTCCATCAGTATCGGTTCCGGTACCGCTTAAAGTTACCGTATTAGTGGGTAAAGTCACGGTTACATCTGTACCGGCATTAGCAATTGGTGAGCCATCGGTACTAGTCGGTTGGTCGATTACAGTGAAACTTACTACTAAAGGCGTTCCTACAGTGTCACTGTCGGAGGTAGTAGAATAAGTAGTTCCGGTTAAGGAATAATTACCAAGTATTGGTATCCAGGCATTGTAGTTAGTACCAACGGCTCCAAACAAAATATAAGGAGCGTTCCGTTCGCCAATATGTAAGGTATCCGCTCCGCTTAAATGAAATACCACGCTATCCAAAGAATTAGTACTGGTATTGGCCCGAATGTTTAAGTTACGGGTAGGTAGCGTGGCTAAATTAAGGGTAGATCCACTCGCTAAGGTCTGAATATCTTGTTCCGTATCGGCATTTACTAAGGTAAAGCTATCTACTTGCTGGTTTAAAACCGGAGGCTGTTCTTTACCACCGTTAGCCATATTTACCAACCAGAAATCAGTTTCCCCTTTAGAACTGCTCGACTTATCGGCGCCTGTAGCGGAAGAGGTAGTGCCGGCCAGAATAATAGAACCGGAAGTTGTTTGCTGCACCGAGCGCAAATTTTCGTAATCTGTGCCGCCAATGGTTTTGTCCCAGATTTTAAGACCTTTAGCATCGGTTTTTACCAGCCAGAAATCGGAGTTGCCGTTAGAATTAGTAGTTTTATCACCACCCAGAGGAGAGTTAGAAGTACCTCCTAACAGAATACCACCGTCGTTGGTAGCGGTAATAACTTGCAGGTAGTCGTTATTTAAGCCCCCAATAGTTTTATCCCATTGTTTATTGCCGGCGGCATCTAACTGTACCAGCCAATAATCGCCAAAACCTTTTGATGCTTCCGATTTATCGCCATTAAGCCCTGATTTAGAAATTCCCCCTAATACATAACCGTTATCTTTCGTAAGTAAAATTCCCACTAAGGTTTCATCCAGATTGCCACCTAAAGTTTTATCCCATTGTTTATTGCCGCTACCATCCGTTTTTACAATCCAGTAATCACCAAATCCTTTAGAAGCCGAAGATTTGCTGCCAGTGGCTCCGGAGTAAGATTGACCTCCAATAATGTAACCGCCATCAGTAGTTACCTGAATATCCTGTAAAAAATCGTAGCTGCTTCCGCCAATAGTTTTATCCCATTGTTTAATACCGTTGGCATCCATTTTAACTACCCAGTAATCGTTTTCGCCGATTTGAGCGGTCGTTTTATTGAAACCGGTTTTGCCGCTAACGGGTGAGTCGGAAGAACCACCTAAAATATAGCCGCCATCGGTTGTTAACCGGATAACTTTCAGATATTCATTAGAACTACCGCCGTACATTTTGTCCCAAAGTTTATTGCCCGAAGCATCTACTTTTACTACCCAATAATCAAATTTACCGGAAGCGGCGGCGGTTTTATCGCCACTAACCGGCGAGTCGGAGGTGCCGGCAAAAATATAACCACCATCGGCAGTAGGTTGTACATCCTGTAAAAAATCAAAACCGGAGCCGCCAAAAGTTTTATCCCATTGTTTATTGCCGCTAGCATCTATTTTAACAATCCAGAAATCCTGATTTCCTTTGGTACCTATTGTTTTTGAACCGCTAACCGGCGAATTAGAAGTACCGCCCAGAATATAGCCACCATCTTTGGTCGGACGATGAATTTGTAATATGTCCGCATTATTTCCCCCAAAAGTTACATCCCACACTTTCGAGAAGCTTTCTTGCGCAAAACTAATTTGGGTAAAATTGAAAAAAACGAATACTATAAGGAAAAACGGCGTAAATATTTTTTTCATATAAGAGCTTGTTATTAAGTAGTTTTTTGAATTAAAGAGTAGATAGTTATTAGCAGAATGTAGTGATTGAGGAATGTTACTGGTCATTTTTAGCTTAAAGGCAAATAAGGCAATGATTTTGGTATTAATTGAAGTAAGCTAATAAGCTAAACCAGAAAAGAAAATTTATTTGCTAAAAGAGAGGAAGAAGAAAAATTATAATTAAGTAAGTAAAACATTTTCAGCATATAATTGTGTTTTATTGAACTTGCTTATTTGTGTAATTAACATTAATAAGGTGAAAAGTTCGTTTTTAGCTTATTTTAATCAAATTAATTCCGCTATAGCTTAATTTTTTTGATGATACAAATATCGGCAGTATTCTAATATTGTTCATTATACAAAGTTGCGTATTTAAGTTTTTTATTTTATCTACTTGGAAAAGTTATATTTATAAATAAGATTAAGAATGTATAGAATCTTTATATGTTTTGGTTGTTTTTTGTACTGGAATACAGAGGAAGAAAAAAGCGGTTTAACAATGTGAAGAGGAAAATACGAGGTTGCCGGATAGCATTTTATCTCTATCTGTTTAAAGAGGCAATGCACTATTCTTCTTATTAGGTTATCAGCAGGGAACATTCCCTGTACGCATGCTGAAACAAAGAAAATCATAATTTAGGATGAAGTAAATTCAAACTAATCCAAATATCTTTCCGGCAATAAATTTCCTTACCTTTAAATAACCTTGAAATGCTTTTGATTGACTCATTTATCTTTCAATTCTCCTCTATTCTTCCGTCTCAGCAGCAAGCGTTGCCTTGGAATCTTACGAAAAATCTGACAACTATTTTACTTAAAATTATGGCGGATTTGGATAGCAACTACTCCGTGATAAATAATGTGGCTATTCATAAAACAGCGGTGGTTGAAAGTACGGCTGTTTTAAAAGCTCCGATTATTATTGGTAAAAATTGTTTTGTTGGGGCAAACGCTTATTTGAGAGGTGGGGTTTATTTAACAGAGTATGTTACCGTAGGTACCGGTTGCGAAATAAAATCGAGTATTATTTTCCCGCACAGTGCGGTGGCTCATTTTAATTTTATTGGTGATAGCATAATTGGCAGTTACGTAAATTTTGAAGCGGGTTCTATCACTGCGAATCACCATAACGACCGGGTAGATAAACAAATATCGGTAGTTCACAATTCGATACTTTTAAAAACGGGTACCGAAAAGTTTGGCGCGTTGGTGGGCGATCATTCTAAAATAGGGGCGAATGCCGTTTTGTCTCCCGGCACCCTCTTACCCCCGAATACTATTGTGAAAAGATTAGAACTAATCGAACAAAAGCTATATTAACAGATAACCTATCATTCTGCATTTGCACTTCGCTCCAGCAAAAATTAGAAATTAAACTTTTAAAATTAAGGTAATTTTACTTTTAAGATATTTCCGGCTTCTTTTTTACCTTCATTAGAAATAAACAAGTCGCCGGTAGGGCTAAAAGTTAAACCTTCGGGTTGCGAAAACTCCGCCGTATTTAAAATTAACAGGTTTTTAATTTTACCTGAATTATCTAAAATCAGGAGCTTCGGTTTGGTGGCTTCCGTTAAGTAAATATCGCCGGTAACCGGGTGCACATTTATTTCGGAAGGCTGCATGTGGGCATTCGGTTTTTTAGATGATATACTGGCAAAAGTTGGATCGCGGAGGTCTATTTTGTAAATTGGTTCCGATTTTAATTTTTTGCTGGCTAAATCAAAAGCATAAATTCCTTTAAAGTTCGGGTCGTTGATTTCAGAACCTTTAATCGCCAGCAATAAGCGATTCTGCTTTTTATCGTAGCACAAGCCTTCCACATTTTGCTCCGCCGTTAAAGAAGTAACATACGTTTTAACCTTGGGTTTATCTTGTTCCAGGTCAGCTATTTCGTATAATTTACCGTCGCTGCTAACCACATAAGCCGATTCACCCGTTACCGTGATTCCTTCGTAGTCGCCGGAACCGCCAAAAGGTATTTGTTTTTCAATTTGAGAAGTAGCGGTGTTGTAAATAAAAATGGTTCCCGCTTCGTCCTGCACGCAGGCAAAGCGATTGGGGCCTAAATACGCAATACCGGATACTTCTTTTAAAACCGCCGGCATATCCCATTTATCTAAAATTTGCACTTCGGAAGATGCCGCTACTCTTTTATCTTTTTTCTTTTTCCCTTTATCCTGTTTCGAGTCGTGCGCTTTAGATGCGTTTTCGCAGAATATAAGACCGAAACAAGTACAAAAGGTTAATAGTAGAACGAATAGTTTTTTCATTGTGGTTAGAGGTCAGGAAATAATTTTACGGTTAAAATTTCTGTTAGGCTTCAAAGGCTTTAAAAGTAACAGGTTCTTTTAAACCCCAAAAAAACTAAATTGTTGCTTCTGCAGCTAGGCAAATGGTTCTATTCTTACCAAGAGTATATAAATAACCCTGCTAAAAATCCTGTTGGGGAAGTAATAATCCAGTGAATCCCAGGTAATAATTGTAACCGTTATTTTCTGTAACTGCATTTTTTTACCTTTATTTACCAGCTAATAATGTTATAAATAGAGACCGCCGGTATACTTATCTAGGGCCAAATTGGTTTGGTTGAGGCGTAAAGCTGGGCAACTTATCTGTGGTTACCACGTTTCAATTAGTATAAATTTTCTAAGAGAAAGGTACTTTAATTTCTATTATAAGCTGCGGCTACATGAAAAAAATATTAACTAAGTTTAACGTAAGCGGTTTACTAGCAGCTACGCTACTTATTTGCCATTCTTGCGCGACCAACCCGGTAACCGGTAAAAAAGATATTTCTTTTGTATCAAAACAACAGGAAATTGCCATGGGCCAACAAGCCGATCCGGAAGTTATTAACCAGTTTGGATTATACCCGAACGCTCAATTACAAAAATTTATCAATGAAAAAGGCCAGAAAATGGTAGCTGTTTCGCACCGGAAAGATCTGAAATATGAATTTAAAATTATTGATTCGCCGGTGTTAAATGCGTTTGCCGTTCCGGGTGGTTACGTTTATTTTACGCGGGGCATTATGGCGCATTTTAACAACGAGGCGCAGTTTGCCGGCGTATTAGGTCACGAAATCGGGCATATTGCCGCCCGGCATTCGGCGCAGCAGCAAAGTAAAACCATGCTGGCGCAATTAGGTCTGGTAGTCGGAATGGTAATCTCGCCGGAATTTGCCCAGTTTGGCGAACAAGCGCAGCAAAGCCTGGCATTGCTTTTTTTAAAGTTTGGCCGCGACGATGAACGCCAATCCGATGAGTTGGGTGTGGAATATTCTACCAAAATTGGGTACGACGCAACGCAAATGGCCGATTTTTTTCTAACCTTAAAGCGCGAACAAGAGAAAAGCGAAACCGAACCTATTCCGGATTTTCTGTCTACGCATCCCAATCCCGCCGACCGCTACGAAACGGTAAAAGAACTCGCTGCCGAATGGAAGCAAAAAGTTAAAACCCCCAATTTGCAGGTTAACCGCAACTCTTACCTGAAAATGATTGATGGGATTGTGTACGGCGAAGATCCGCGGCAAGGCTTTGTGGAAAGTAACGTATTCTATCACCCCGAACTTAAATTTCAGTTTCCGGTTCCTACCGGCTGGGCCTATCAAAATTCGCCGCAACAATTTCAGATGGCCGCTAAAGACGGCAAAGCCATAATGGCTTTAACTTTAGTACCGGGTAAAACGCTGGAGGAAGCAGCCCAACAATTATTGCAAAAGTATCAACTGCAAGCTTTGGAGTCGAAAAAAGAAACGGTGAATGGTTTACCCGCTTATGCCCTGGTAGCGGACCAAAAACCTCAGCAAGAGCAGCAACAGCAACAACAGCAGCAAACGCCAACCATTCGGACTTTAACCTACCTTATTCAGTACAACGGTACTATTTACAGCTTAATGGGAATTTCGGCTAGCACCGATTTCGAGAATTATTTTACCGCTTTTAGCTCTACCATGCAGCAATTCCGGAAACTTACCGATCCGGCAATATTAAACCGCCAAGCCGAGCGGGTACGGGTGAAAACCGTGGCGAAAGCCGGAACTTTGGCGCAAGTCTTACGCCAATACAATGTGCCCGAAAAACGACTAACCGAAATGGCAATTTTAAACGGAATGGAATTAAATGAGTCTGTAACAGCTGGCTCCTTAGTAAAAGTGGTGCAGCGATAGTTTTAGTAAAAGATAAAAAGCAAGAAGTAATTTCTTACCAAACGGATCGGGTCAGCTATTGGGCATACCCCAACTGATTTTTCCCGAAAACTTAGATTAAAAATTTTACGAATTAAAAGAAATGGCCTTAAGGTAATTTAAACCTTTCTGGCTGACAACGAACTTTTGTTTGGGCGATTGCGGGTGGCGAATATCCGTGTAATTTAAATACCGCTCATTGATTAACTTAAGAATGAATTTTTTATAATTCTCGTAATTTTCGGTAATCCCTAAATATTGTAGAATCGCGCTACGCGATTGTGCTTCCTGGCAAAATTGCAATATGTCTTTGCGGTATTTGTCAAATAATTTCTGCTCCGCCGAAAGCAATTGATGGGAGTATTTTTGGTAATTATTTAAATTTAAGTTCATCCGTAAAGCTTCCCTACTATAATTTAAATTACTATAAAAACGGAAAACTGTAAATTAGGTTTTGTATTTAACCATTAAAAATGAAGCTTTATACCTGCTTTCATAAAATTATTCTCAGAAAGTAGAGTTGTTTTAGGTAAAAGATAAATTCCGGTAAGCAGGTACTATTTGTTTGAGTAAAAATTTGCCGCATTAGAAGCCTTGTATTCGAATAAAATTGACACTCTAAGTTCTTATTCTCTCCAAATTTTAGGTTTTCTTATTTTGCTTACCTGCTTCAATCAAATTTTACCTTAAAAAATACTGAAAAATCAGTATTGACCCTGCCTTCCTTAAAGTCTACCTTTAACCGCAGAAATAATACAATGGACCCTGGTGATTAGGGGTAGTCAGAAAGTCTTTGATCTTTCTTTAATAGAAAATCAAGCAAAAAGTAATATTCTGGATTTAAGAAGTAATTGAAAATTGATTAGGAAAGTAGATGTCGACCTTACAGATGCTGGACGTATTTATAGGTATAATTTTTTTATACCTGTTGCTGAGCTTTATCTGCAGTGCTATTAACGAAATAGTAGAAGGAATATTAAAAAGAAGAGCCGCCGATTTGCACCGGGGCATTCATGAACTATTGCATAACAACCAGGATAACCGTTTACTGGATAAATTATACACCCACCCGTTAATTGCCAGCTTGTACCGGGGAAAATATAACAGCCGATCGAAGAAAAATTTACCTTCCTACATTCCGGCAAGCAATTTTGCCTGGGCTTTGTTAGACATTATTTTGCCCGCCAGTTCTACAACCGTATCGGGAGCAGCCGGAGGCGGAACGCCAGAATCTGAAATTACCGGCAATGTTAGTTCTTTAAAATCCTTACGCAAAGCAGTTTTAGATTATCCCAATTTTCCGGTTCAGCAAGCTGTTTTAGCTTTGATTGATGCCGCCGAGGGCGATATAAATAAAGTGCGGCAAAACATAGAATCATGGTACAACAGCTCAATGGACCGGGTAGCCGGGTGGTACAAACGGCGGGTGCAAATGATACTTTTGTTTTTAGGGATTTTCCTCGCGGTAGCCATGAACGCCGATACCATTTCTATTTTTAAAAGTTTAGCCAACGATCCGGCTTTGCGGAACTCATTGGTTAGTGCCTCCGCCGAGTACGCTAAAACCACCGTTGCCGACGCTCAAGCAGGTAAACCAGAAGAAAGAATTGAAGCCAACTTACAAAAAATAAATGCCTTACGC
This region includes:
- a CDS encoding nucleotidyltransferase family protein, producing MNNAPTLVVLAAGMGSRYGGLKQLDTFGPNGETIMDYSVYDAIRAGFKKIIFVIRRNLEEEFKEAILAKLPRSLAVELAFQDIHQVPGEIAVPSNRKKPWGTGHAVWTVAPQVQEPFAVINADDFYGAEAYEQMVNFLKNTNVSGSLPAWCLSGYALVNTLSKNGTVSRGLCEVNEENKLLSVRELKEVQSTEHEIVANLPEGKKMILTGQETISMNFWGFTPAIFPILDEYLIQFLQKAATSEKEEFYLSEAINRMLMEKRATVQVLTSSEQWMGVTYPEDKMEVKQQLTQLITQGRYPQQLWAASVN
- a CDS encoding carbohydrate-binding family 9-like protein, translating into MANLAIDKLPASSSQPALHVPFLPLEAKITNINAVSQTLDRLPRQVMAVQPWPAFTYQPEVKFTVAHNFTGVFLKYYVTEEFVRISHFNPNDLVYQDSCVEFFISFGKDLNYYNLEFNALGVCRAGYGPDRENRILLEPTQLNCIQTNTTLSRLDTTNKQNFHWQLTVVIPVSIFRHHRIASLNGMKAKGNFYKCGDDLPQPHFLSWNYIQAPHPNFHLPAYFGDIFFE
- a CDS encoding L-fucose dehydrogenase, translating into MNLKLDGKIILVTGGAKGIGAGISRALAAEGALPVIVGRNEQDNLAMVQEIVDAGGQADQIVAELINPDSSRTAVEMALARHHRLDGLINNAGVNDGVGLENGDYDRFMLSLHRNVVHYYLMAHYALPALKESKGSIVNIGSKTAETGQGGTSAYAAANGARNALTREWAVELLPYGIRVNALIVAEAWTPLYQEWIKTFPNPEEKLTNITAKIPLENRMTTCDEIANMVVFLLSPKSSHTTGQLIHVDGGYVHLDRAL
- a CDS encoding AI-2E family transporter, coding for MDSISLNRFNALLLFFILLVVALYFGRLFLVPFTFGTLLAMLLVPVCRWLEKHHINRVPAVFISLFLVLLFIIGLFAIISAQIVNFSNELPQMQQRLGETLNTLQKWVEQQLGVEPQKQIQLLKKAASNLFKSANSQATALVSGVVGGFTNFAIVVIYVFFLLWKREKYESFVLQLTEKEHHSQVKDTLYEITKVASEYLGGRLLSMAMLAVIYVVGFSIIGLKNAVLLGLIAVIPTIIPYVGPLIGAFFPLVMALTSGDTGAFVPVVLVLVAAQAMDNYFIEPFVLGSNLSLSPFMTIVSIVIGELIWGVAGMILFIPLFAIIKIVCDHIPVLQPYGFLLGEDDDGKPAWIDKIKKLLKKK
- a CDS encoding PKD domain-containing protein; translation: MKKIFTPFFLIVFVFFNFTQISFAQESFSKVWDVTFGGNNADILQIHRPTKDGGYILGGTSNSPVSGSKTIGTKGNQDFWIVKIDASGNKQWDKTFGGSGFDFLQDVQPTADGGYIFAGTSDSPVSGDKTAAASGKFDYWVVKVDASGNKLWDKMYGGSSNEYLKVIRLTTDGGYILGGSSDSPVSGKTGFNKTTAQIGENDYWVVKMDANGIKQWDKTIGGSSYDFLQDIQVTTDGGYIIGGQSYSGATGSKSSASKGFGDYWIVKTDGSGNKQWDKTLGGNLDETLVGILLTKDNGYVLGGISKSGLNGDKSEASKGFGDYWLVQLDAAGNKQWDKTIGGLNNDYLQVITATNDGGILLGGTSNSPLGGDKTTNSNGNSDFWLVKTDAKGLKIWDKTIGGTDYENLRSVQQTTSGSIILAGTTSSATGADKSSSSKGETDFWLVNMANGGKEQPPVLNQQVDSFTLVNADTEQDIQTLASGSTLNLATLPTRNLNIRANTSTNSLDSVVFHLSGADTLHIGERNAPYILFGAVGTNYNAWIPILGNYSLTGTTYSTTSDSDTVGTPLVVSFTVIDQPTSTDGSPIANAGTDVTVTLPTNTVTLSGTGTDTDGTIKQYIWNQVSGPSASKISNTLVANPVVSGLVAGTYVFSLVVTDSQSNVSAADFINVIVNSTTTNAAPVANAGSDITVTLPTNTLTLSGTGTDKDGTIKQYIWNQVSGPNTAKLSNSLVANPVASGLAAGTYVFSLVVTDNQSAVSAADYVSVIVNNNTSSNSQIVSLTLINGDTDKDILTITEGIVLNLATLPTKNLNIRINTSATGVGSVKLALSGRWTINKTEGAPYTLFGDEKYSNGTVNYGGLALPTGDYTLKSTPYSGSNGSGTAGTPLTVNFKIINQATSAAINYSTISQVDSTSNANSSITNGHKMPEVNAAKPASLTSFPNPFQNQTTIQFTFAQEEDYKLEVYNLSGELVSLLKSGKAVAGETVQVSWNASQNKNGIYIIKLTNKQAVQHLRVMHTQ